A window from Centropristis striata isolate RG_2023a ecotype Rhode Island chromosome 2, C.striata_1.0, whole genome shotgun sequence encodes these proteins:
- the LOC131990659 gene encoding alpha-1,3-galactosyltransferase 2-like — MRTRYLSDLKTRHAGIGFCLMLLFTAFTSLYLWYLPGYLPEVDLQEATIEPTPFNLDDTLNYRARRGFGTRTSWNAPIMWDGMFDPNFYDQQHIRSKTSVALTVFAVGRYLDAYLKNFLTSAEQHFMPGLQVTFYVFTDQPEKVPNIQLGPQRSLKVIQVEKHSRWQDISMMRMKTISDTLESDIRHHCKYVFCFDVDQLFKARFGSEALGDSVAMIHAGLFRTPKYLQTFDRNPKSKAYLPAGDYYYHAAVFGGLCGNVKDLVDFCYQGIMEDKQNNVEALWHDESHLNKYYWLHKPTKLLSPEYCWIQGYDSEIHIARLIWLPKQYDKLRTR, encoded by the exons ATGAGGACGCGGTATTTAAG TGACTTGAAAACAAGGCATGCTGGAATCGGCTTCTGTCTTATGTTGCTCTTTACCGCCTTCACTTCCTTATATTTATG GTATTTACCAGGCTATCTCCCTGAAGTCGATCTGCAGGAGGCTACTATAGAACCGACACCGTTCAATTTAGACGACACACTTAACTATAG AGCCAGAAGAGGGTTTGGGACTCGCACATCTTGGAATGCTCCTATCATGTGGGACGGGATGTTTGACCCCAACTTTTACGACCAACAGCACATCCGAAGCAAGACCTCAGTGGCCCTCACCGTGTTTGCTGTCGGAAG GTACCTGGACGCCTACCTCAAGAATTTCCTTACCTCTGCAGAACAACATTTTATGCCGGGACTACAAGTGACATTTTACGTGTTCACAGATCAACCAGAGAAGGTACCAAACATCCAGCTTGGTCCTCAGCGAAGCCTGAAGGTTATTCAGGTGGAGAAGCACAGTCGGTGGCAGGACATCTCCATGATGCGCATGAAAACAATATCCGATACCCTAGAATCAGATATTCGTCACCACTGCAAATATGTCTTCTGCTTTGATGTGGATCAGTTGTTCAAGGCAAGATTTGGCTCCGAGGCTCTGGGGGACTCTGTGGCTATGATACACGCCGGCTTATTTAGAACACCAAAGTATTTGCAGACCTTTGACAGAAACCCAAAATCTAAAGCCTACCTGCCAGCTGGAGATTACTACTACCATGCTGCTGTCTTCGGAGGCTTGTGTGGAAATGTGAAGGATCTGGTAGATTTCTGCTATCAGGGTATCATGgaggacaaacaaaacaatgtggAGGCTCTGTGGCATGATGAGAGTCATCTAAACAAGTACTATTGGCTTCACAAACCCACCAAGCTACTCTCCCCCGAGTACTGCTGGATTCAGGGTTATGACAGTGAAATACACATTGCCCGCCTTATATGGTTACCAAAACAATATGACAAACTTCGTACTCGGTAG